One region of Culex pipiens pallens isolate TS chromosome 2, TS_CPP_V2, whole genome shotgun sequence genomic DNA includes:
- the LOC120431456 gene encoding uncharacterized protein LOC120431456, producing MEFLRRRFLCWRNGLESEFSSAKKLFEKACHSVTQYIWVCGCERFEPNFTRWNARFVFLMVNICVFMAVSFWSLTVLWGQRVEFIFCCVTIGIGVQGFVKAYMYSHDTIYELLQYNLKRFENTKRMPEIHHSLVNTASLCTASVKLIGPCYASMGAFTIFISIVISLYYGRFELPFGFYLPGLDRATWIGYLLNLAFHILQVFEAVTGLLAADMCFFNLMINAVGQLDVMVIYLRKLGGAANTDKYEDALAEPELNELLSELIENHCEHRKYYAFDFV from the exons ATGGAGTTCCTAAGAAGACGTTTTCTCTGCTGGCGCAACGGCCTAGAGTCCGAGTTTAGCAGTGCGAAGAAGCTGTTCGAAAAGGCTTGCCACTCGGTTACGCAATACATCTGGGTTTGCGGGTGTGAACGTTTCGAGCCAAATTTCACCCGTTGGAATGCGCGGTTTGTGTTTTTGATGGTGAATATTTGCGTGTTCATGGCGGTTAGTTTCTGGAGCTTGACCGTCCTTTGGGGACAACGGGTGGAGTTTATATTCTGCTGCGTTACTATCGGGATTGGTGTCCAG GGATTCGTTAAAGCCTACATGTACTCTCATGACACCATCTATGAGCTCCTCCAGTACAATCTGAAAcgatttgaaaatacaaaaagaatGCCCGAAATACACCACTCTCTGGTTAATACGGCCTCCCTGTGTACCGCTTCTGTAAAGCTGATTGGACCATGCTACGCATCGATGGGAGCCTTTACGATCTTCATTTCAATCGTCATTTCTTTGTATTACGGTCGATTCGAGCTGCCGTTTGGATTCTACCTCCCGGGACTGGATCGCGCCACGTGGATCGGATATCTGCTGAATCTGGCGTTTCACATTCTGCAAGTGTTCGAAGCCGTCACCGGACTGCTGGCCGCCGATATGTGCTTCTTCAATCTGATGATAAATGCCGTCGGACAGCTGGATGTTATGGTCATCTATTTGAGGAAATTAGGAGGAGCTGCTAACACGGACAAATATGAGGATGCCTTGGCTGAACCTGAATTAAACGAACTCTTAAGTGAACTGATTGAAAATCATTGCGAACATAGAAAGTACTATGCCTTTGATTTTGTATAg